A window of the Lentimicrobium sp. L6 genome harbors these coding sequences:
- a CDS encoding GNAT family N-acetyltransferase — protein sequence MKSSILFNEITESAMDFFTLLPLDWQDTIIPYWNQYSDSSRIYTLLEAGKIIGGGIVFTKASPDMIANVKIADKYYQLGYHYLGYIWISEEHRGKGLGQYWLEQLFQENPEQNYWLSIEDLNLESFYQKSGFYLSETINNKEGNEWILVRL from the coding sequence ATGAAATCTTCTATATTATTTAATGAGATAACGGAATCCGCCATGGATTTTTTCACTCTTTTACCTTTAGACTGGCAAGATACTATTATTCCATATTGGAATCAATACAGCGACAGCAGCCGAATATATACATTATTAGAAGCGGGCAAAATTATTGGTGGTGGAATTGTGTTTACTAAAGCATCTCCAGATATGATAGCGAATGTTAAAATTGCAGATAAGTATTATCAACTCGGATACCATTACCTAGGCTATATTTGGATTTCGGAAGAACATAGAGGAAAAGGATTAGGTCAATATTGGCTCGAACAATTATTTCAAGAAAACCCAGAACAGAACTATTGGTTAAGTATTGAAGATCTAAACTTAGAATCTTTTTATCAAAAATCGGGCTTTTATCTTAGCGAAACCATCAATAACAAAGAGGGTAATGAATGGATTCTAGTACGTTTATAA
- a CDS encoding LysE family translocator, whose amino-acid sequence MGFAIRDGLILGITLATLFGFGPALLALVQTSINRGFKAGIALAFGVFLSDLFLVLLSFQGVIQVVEQPKNKLAFGIASGLILIVFGIITYIKKPKTKADEIKVKDPRAITYILKGFFLNVANPFIWLFWMATMVAFTSNYQKDEHAIMTMFSVTLITVFLSDTLKSYLAGKLKPLLTERLLVLINSVAGIGLILFGISLMVRAFWF is encoded by the coding sequence ATGGGCTTCGCAATTAGAGATGGGTTAATACTTGGAATCACCTTGGCCACCTTATTTGGCTTTGGTCCTGCTTTGCTTGCCTTGGTGCAAACAAGTATCAATAGAGGATTCAAAGCAGGAATAGCTTTGGCTTTCGGTGTGTTTTTAAGTGATTTATTTTTGGTCCTCTTGAGTTTTCAAGGGGTAATACAAGTGGTTGAGCAACCCAAGAATAAATTGGCTTTTGGAATTGCCAGCGGACTCATCTTAATTGTTTTTGGTATTATCACCTATATAAAAAAACCAAAAACAAAAGCCGATGAAATTAAGGTAAAAGACCCCAGAGCCATTACCTATATACTTAAAGGATTTTTCCTGAATGTGGCCAATCCATTTATTTGGTTATTCTGGATGGCCACCATGGTAGCCTTCACCTCCAATTACCAAAAGGATGAACATGCTATCATGACCATGTTCTCCGTTACCCTAATCACTGTATTTCTAAGCGATACTCTAAAATCCTATTTGGCAGGAAAACTTAAGCCCTTACTTACCGAGAGACTATTGGTTTTAATAAATAGTGTTGCTGGAATTGGACTTATTTTATTTGGAATTTCTTTGATGGTTAGAGCTTTCTGGTTTTAA
- a CDS encoding glycosyl hydrolase 53 family protein codes for MSLKHYSALAIIFVFLFACCSKEDDKKEETPTEPIPLTYVSGADLSFLPFLERNNTKFYDAEGIGKNVVDIFKERGMNVVRLKLWYQPQTEAASFAEVKAFSQELKAKSLKVWLTVHYSDTWADPGHQETPEAWKNLSFPVLKDSVYKYTQRIVEQIQPDIIQIGNEINGGFLWPEGNLQDNESQFLQLMESGIKAVRDHSSTSQIMIHFAGHEASDWFYNKMTCLDYDFIGLSYYPWWHGKDMDALQNNMSSLKSKYNKEVIIAETSYPFTLGWNDWTNNIVGADEHLILPNFPATQEGQKAFLSQLKEKIKLAGAFGFCYWAPDWVAWDGPESKIGSSWENQTLFDFENMETEATEVFSAPSK; via the coding sequence ATGAGCCTTAAACACTATTCTGCTCTTGCTATTATTTTTGTATTCCTATTTGCTTGTTGCTCAAAAGAAGACGATAAAAAGGAAGAAACACCAACAGAACCCATACCATTAACTTATGTCAGTGGTGCAGATTTGTCTTTTCTACCCTTTCTCGAAAGAAATAACACTAAATTCTATGATGCAGAAGGCATTGGGAAAAACGTAGTGGATATTTTTAAAGAAAGAGGAATGAATGTGGTGAGGTTGAAATTATGGTATCAACCCCAAACTGAAGCCGCTTCCTTTGCGGAAGTCAAAGCATTTAGCCAAGAGCTAAAAGCAAAGAGCTTGAAGGTATGGCTCACGGTGCACTATTCAGATACTTGGGCTGACCCAGGACATCAAGAAACTCCAGAGGCATGGAAGAATTTAAGTTTCCCAGTTTTAAAAGACAGTGTTTATAAATATACCCAAAGGATTGTTGAACAGATACAGCCCGATATTATTCAAATCGGAAATGAAATAAACGGAGGATTCCTCTGGCCCGAAGGTAATCTTCAAGATAATGAATCCCAGTTTTTACAATTAATGGAAAGTGGGATAAAAGCGGTACGAGATCATTCGAGTACTAGTCAAATTATGATTCACTTTGCTGGACATGAAGCCAGCGATTGGTTTTATAATAAGATGACCTGTTTAGATTATGACTTTATAGGATTATCCTACTATCCATGGTGGCATGGTAAAGATATGGATGCCCTTCAAAATAATATGAGCTCTTTAAAAAGCAAGTATAACAAAGAAGTCATTATTGCAGAAACCTCCTACCCTTTTACTTTGGGCTGGAACGACTGGACCAATAATATTGTTGGAGCAGACGAGCACTTGATACTCCCTAATTTTCCGGCAACACAAGAAGGGCAGAAAGCTTTTCTAAGTCAACTCAAAGAAAAGATTAAACTTGCTGGTGCTTTCGGATTTTGCTATTGGGCACCAGATTGGGTGGCTTGGGATGGTCCAGAATCTAAAATTGGCAGCTCTTGGGAAAACCAAACCTTATTTGATTTTGAGAATATGGAAACGGAAGCAACTGAAGTATTTTCGGCTCCAAGTAAATAA
- a CDS encoding T9SS type A sorting domain-containing protein, translating into MKKIFPLLLTILIYSNGIGQNFNAPELSWDVAKQLVNTSPNYPSNVDTITSVYGYTGDTIIENQTWQKLSFTYEESLNENSIPLGFIQQEEHIVSFKDTNEVVHQLYNFNLNIGDSVLYFEGLGSENNYLFVEYIDSILINGTYKKQFHFSTSLNPPYLLNEIWIEDIGSIHGPLFPINPCHFSSEMPSDIKLTCCFFEDDIIWDNPDFAYCYYHSVLPSPNFIEEGKQWNVRLSNFENYITEILLFMGDSIIDNVNYKKLYTSYDSLNTLHFKALIREENNKVYLRHYNQAEALIYDFNLTIGESTTIYSPEGQGFIEITVNDISWVEYEGFFRKKYTLDGNYEEYWMEGIGSCFGPIYSKVYDFIVCPDWMMSCAYNEEGQIYQYQDYPCYDLKTGINEIQENKVVIYPNPIQSGQVLQLSNPIQMKSINIFDYSGQLIISINYDFSNQVFIPTDKIKKGIYIIKIEDKNGKLQISKLIVS; encoded by the coding sequence ATGAAAAAAATATTCCCTCTTCTATTAACAATATTGATATACTCAAATGGTATTGGCCAAAATTTCAATGCTCCTGAACTAAGTTGGGATGTTGCTAAACAATTAGTCAATACCTCTCCAAACTACCCCTCTAATGTAGACACCATCACTAGCGTATATGGATATACTGGAGATACCATTATCGAAAATCAAACATGGCAAAAATTATCTTTTACATATGAAGAAAGCCTAAATGAGAACTCAATTCCCCTTGGCTTTATCCAACAAGAGGAACATATTGTTAGTTTCAAAGACACAAACGAAGTCGTTCATCAACTTTATAATTTTAATCTAAATATAGGTGACTCTGTATTATATTTTGAGGGACTTGGGTCAGAAAACAATTATCTTTTCGTTGAATATATAGATAGCATTCTAATAAATGGAACCTATAAAAAGCAATTTCATTTTAGTACTTCACTAAACCCTCCATATCTATTAAATGAAATTTGGATAGAAGATATAGGAAGTATTCATGGACCATTATTCCCTATTAACCCATGTCACTTTTCTTCTGAAATGCCAAGTGACATAAAATTAACCTGTTGTTTTTTTGAGGACGATATCATTTGGGATAATCCAGATTTTGCTTATTGCTATTACCATTCTGTACTACCCTCCCCTAACTTTATAGAAGAGGGAAAACAATGGAATGTTAGACTAAGCAATTTTGAAAATTACATAACAGAAATCCTCCTATTTATGGGAGATTCCATAATCGACAATGTCAATTACAAGAAACTATACACCTCTTACGACTCCCTCAACACACTGCATTTTAAGGCATTAATCAGAGAAGAAAACAACAAAGTGTATTTAAGACACTATAATCAAGCCGAAGCTTTAATCTATGATTTCAATTTAACTATCGGAGAAAGCACCACCATATACTCTCCTGAAGGGCAAGGCTTTATAGAAATCACTGTTAATGATATATCATGGGTAGAATATGAAGGTTTCTTTCGAAAGAAATATACACTTGATGGTAATTATGAAGAATATTGGATGGAAGGAATAGGCAGTTGCTTTGGCCCAATTTATAGTAAGGTTTATGATTTTATTGTTTGCCCGGATTGGATGATGTCATGTGCTTATAACGAGGAAGGTCAAATTTATCAATATCAGGATTATCCATGTTATGATCTTAAAACTGGAATAAACGAAATACAAGAAAACAAAGTAGTCATTTATCCAAACCCTATCCAATCAGGTCAAGTTCTACAGCTTTCTAATCCTATTCAAATGAAGTCGATAAATATATTTGATTATTCTGGTCAACTTATCATAAGTATTAATTATGATTTTTCTAATCAGGTATTTATTCCAACGGATAAAATAAAAAAAGGAATCTACATCATAAAAATAGAAGATAAAAATGGCAAACTTCAGATTTCTAAACTCATTGTATCTTGA
- a CDS encoding TonB-dependent receptor → MRSIKILALLMSMLVQGYVFAEDVKKIREIHGYVVSNTEPVAYATILINGTTIGAATDANGHFHLHNIPSGDLTLVVSAVGYKSVSHAVDVAEELDDKLEIELQESLITTDEVVVSASRNAVKRKDAPVLVNTIGTKMLESVQASSLADGLNFTPGLRVENDCQNCGFTQVRLNGLEGSYSQVLINSRPILSTMAGVYGLEQIPVNMIDKIEVVRGGGSALFGSNAIGGTINVITKDPLVNSYAIESNFAMINGEAPEFNLNASTSIVSDDYKSGMFLYGGIKRRDHWDANEDGFSEITEINANHLGLRAFYRPGDYSKINLDFGATKEFRRGGNNFDYKADMADIAEQLNHDIISGGLTFDQYSKDSKNKFSAYASGQYIDRDSYYGAEQDPAGYGKTYDYSAVAGLQETYYFDRLLFAPSTLTAGAEFIYGSLNDNKLGFYNQDSSRMEDNMNIADQYTTTLAAYLQNEWDFDIIKFLVGVRYDQIAVEDRVHSDIEKEVYPNWSPRVNLVYKPSEHLSVRANFSTGFRAPQIYSEDLHIEASAARKVIHINDPDLEAEHSWSLTGGFDYDLDFKSSALEIILEGFYTKLDNPFSSEYLWDEDEKILTDIRVNAEDGAIVSGVNLEVNYAFNNKMDLQSGFTVQSSEFESAQAWGELDESVSKHMTRTPSNYGYLVYSYYPTKKFMANVNMNYTGSMYVPHLETQETPEELVKTQEFLDIGVKLAYTFKLSGQTNLELSGGVKNIFNSYQDDFDTGVYRDAGYVYGPGLPRTYFIGLKISNI, encoded by the coding sequence ATGAGATCAATTAAGATTTTAGCATTGCTCATGTCAATGTTAGTTCAAGGGTATGTGTTTGCTGAGGATGTTAAAAAAATAAGAGAGATACATGGTTATGTAGTGTCAAATACTGAGCCTGTTGCTTATGCTACCATTTTAATAAATGGAACTACAATAGGAGCTGCCACAGATGCCAATGGCCACTTTCATTTGCATAATATTCCGAGTGGTGACTTAACTTTAGTAGTAAGTGCAGTGGGATATAAAAGTGTATCTCATGCTGTTGATGTAGCAGAAGAGTTAGATGATAAATTAGAAATTGAACTACAGGAGTCATTAATTACCACAGATGAAGTAGTAGTGAGTGCATCTAGAAATGCAGTGAAAAGAAAGGATGCTCCAGTATTAGTAAATACCATTGGAACAAAAATGCTCGAGAGTGTACAAGCTAGTTCACTGGCGGATGGCCTGAATTTCACCCCTGGTTTACGAGTGGAAAATGATTGTCAAAATTGTGGTTTTACCCAAGTGAGGCTGAATGGCTTAGAAGGTTCTTATAGTCAGGTTTTAATTAATAGCCGACCCATTTTGTCTACAATGGCTGGGGTTTATGGATTGGAACAGATTCCGGTAAATATGATTGATAAGATTGAAGTGGTGAGGGGAGGAGGTTCTGCCTTATTTGGCTCCAATGCAATTGGAGGAACTATTAATGTGATAACCAAAGACCCTTTAGTAAACTCTTATGCCATAGAATCTAATTTCGCTATGATTAACGGTGAGGCGCCAGAGTTTAATTTGAATGCCTCCACGAGTATTGTTAGTGATGATTATAAATCGGGAATGTTTCTTTACGGAGGCATAAAAAGAAGAGATCATTGGGATGCCAATGAGGATGGCTTCTCAGAAATTACAGAAATCAATGCCAATCATCTTGGTTTGAGAGCCTTTTATCGTCCTGGGGATTATAGTAAAATCAATTTGGATTTTGGAGCTACCAAAGAATTTAGAAGAGGAGGAAATAACTTCGATTATAAAGCAGATATGGCAGATATAGCTGAACAGCTCAATCATGATATTATCAGTGGGGGTTTAACTTTTGATCAATACTCCAAAGACTCAAAAAACAAGTTTTCGGCTTATGCAAGCGGGCAATATATTGACAGAGACAGTTATTATGGGGCAGAACAAGACCCTGCTGGTTATGGAAAAACCTATGATTATTCTGCTGTTGCTGGTCTTCAAGAAACCTATTATTTCGATCGTCTCTTGTTTGCTCCTTCCACTCTTACTGCTGGAGCTGAGTTTATTTATGGCTCCTTAAACGATAATAAACTGGGATTTTATAATCAAGACTCCTCAAGAATGGAGGATAATATGAATATTGCCGATCAATATACAACAACATTAGCTGCCTATCTTCAAAATGAATGGGATTTTGACATCATTAAATTCTTAGTTGGAGTTCGTTACGATCAGATTGCTGTGGAAGATAGAGTGCATTCTGATATTGAAAAAGAGGTTTATCCAAATTGGAGCCCAAGAGTAAACTTGGTTTATAAGCCCAGCGAGCATTTGAGTGTTCGAGCTAATTTCTCTACTGGATTTAGAGCGCCTCAAATATACAGTGAAGATTTACATATTGAGGCTTCTGCTGCTAGAAAAGTGATTCATATAAACGACCCAGATTTGGAAGCAGAGCATTCTTGGAGTCTTACAGGTGGTTTTGATTATGATTTAGATTTTAAATCGTCGGCTTTAGAGATTATTTTGGAAGGCTTTTATACCAAATTGGATAATCCCTTTTCAAGTGAATACTTATGGGATGAAGATGAGAAAATACTAACCGATATCAGAGTAAATGCTGAGGATGGTGCTATTGTATCAGGTGTCAATTTGGAAGTAAATTATGCTTTCAATAATAAAATGGACCTGCAGTCTGGTTTTACTGTACAGTCATCGGAGTTTGAGTCAGCTCAGGCTTGGGGTGAGTTGGACGAGAGTGTTTCAAAACATATGACTCGTACACCTAGCAATTATGGTTATTTGGTTTATAGTTATTATCCTACCAAGAAATTCATGGCCAATGTAAATATGAATTATACAGGTAGCATGTATGTTCCTCATCTCGAAACCCAAGAAACACCAGAGGAGTTGGTGAAAACTCAAGAGTTCCTAGATATTGGTGTGAAACTAGCTTATACCTTCAAATTGTCTGGACAAACTAATTTGGAGTTAAGTGGAGGTGTTAAAAATATCTTTAACAGTTATCAAGATGATTTTGATACAGGGGTATATAGAGATGCAGGATACGTTTATGGACCAGGTTTACCTAGAACTTATTTCATCGGACTTAAAATATCCAATATCTAG
- a CDS encoding phosphoribosylamine--glycine ligase produces the protein MIEHKKKFLFVSKWGEILDIANTVQKEGNLVKLFIETVSCREVGLGFVPKTRDWKKQVDWADVIIFDYIGWGKEAEELRHAGKHVIGGCEYSDKLELDRSFGQEELKKNKIKILNYKEFTSYQEAIEYVQNNPHSYVLKPSGKMQDYKQLLFVGKEDDGNDIIRVLKAYEKTWGSDLEVFQLQRKVNGVEVSVAAFFNGTQFIKPYNITFEHKKLFPKELGVSTGEMGTSMFWTEESPLFNATLLKLENELKKHHFVGHIDVNCIVNGNGIYPLEFTTRFGYPQIFIQQAGITEPIGMMLYKIATGLEFKIQVKKGFQIGAYMVVPPFPFQDKKSFEMFSKDAIVILRKPMKEGIHIQDLKNINGEWLITGDTGVALLISGTGTTMKEAQKVMYNRINNVLINSSYYRTDIGDRWSEDSDKLWAWGYL, from the coding sequence ATGATAGAGCATAAAAAGAAGTTCCTTTTTGTTTCAAAATGGGGCGAAATTTTAGATATTGCCAATACCGTTCAAAAAGAAGGGAACTTAGTAAAACTTTTTATCGAAACGGTTTCTTGTAGAGAAGTTGGATTAGGCTTTGTGCCAAAAACTAGAGATTGGAAAAAACAGGTTGATTGGGCCGATGTAATCATCTTCGACTATATAGGCTGGGGCAAGGAAGCCGAAGAACTACGTCATGCTGGGAAACATGTCATTGGCGGCTGCGAATATAGTGATAAACTTGAGTTAGACAGAAGCTTTGGACAAGAAGAGCTAAAGAAAAACAAAATAAAAATACTGAATTATAAAGAATTCACCTCCTATCAAGAGGCTATTGAATATGTACAAAACAATCCTCACTCCTATGTCCTAAAACCTTCTGGAAAAATGCAGGACTATAAACAGCTACTATTTGTTGGAAAGGAGGATGACGGGAATGACATCATCAGGGTATTAAAAGCTTATGAGAAAACTTGGGGAAGTGATTTGGAAGTATTTCAATTGCAACGAAAAGTTAATGGTGTGGAAGTTTCTGTGGCTGCATTTTTTAATGGAACCCAATTTATTAAACCTTATAATATCACTTTTGAACACAAGAAACTATTTCCAAAAGAATTAGGAGTTTCCACCGGTGAGATGGGGACGAGCATGTTTTGGACCGAGGAAAGTCCGCTCTTTAATGCCACTCTTTTAAAACTAGAAAATGAGTTGAAAAAACATCATTTTGTTGGACACATCGACGTCAATTGTATTGTAAATGGAAACGGAATTTATCCTTTAGAATTTACCACTCGCTTTGGCTACCCTCAGATTTTTATTCAGCAGGCTGGAATTACAGAGCCCATCGGGATGATGCTGTATAAAATTGCCACAGGATTAGAATTCAAAATCCAGGTAAAAAAAGGATTTCAAATTGGAGCATATATGGTGGTCCCTCCTTTTCCATTTCAAGACAAAAAATCCTTTGAAATGTTTTCCAAAGATGCTATTGTTATTTTGAGAAAACCCATGAAAGAAGGAATCCATATACAAGATTTAAAAAATATAAATGGAGAATGGCTCATCACTGGCGACACAGGAGTCGCATTACTCATCAGCGGAACGGGAACAACCATGAAGGAGGCCCAAAAAGTAATGTATAATCGCATTAATAATGTATTGATAAATAGCTCCTATTATAGAACCGATATTGGTGATAGATGGAGTGAGGATTCAGATAAATTGTGGGCTTGGGGTTACTTATAA
- the cysS gene encoding cysteine--tRNA ligase, with amino-acid sequence MQELKVYNTLSRTKEVFKAINAPHVGMYVCGPTVYSDVHLGNCRTFISFDVIYRYLSAIGYDVRYVRNITDAGHLENDGDVGEDKISKKARLSQLEPMEIVQKYTLDFHKVLEQFNNLAPSIEPTATGHLIEQITMVEDILSKDLAYESQGSIYFDVNAYNKDFNNDYGMLSGRNVDELMSNTRELDGQSEKRNPADFALWKKASPEHIMRWKSPWSIGFPGWHLECSVMGTKYLGEQFDIHGGGMDLKFPHHECEIAQNKATHGAKNPVNYWMHANMLTLNGQKMSKSTGNTLLPAELFSGDNDKLSKAFSPMVVRFFILQAHYRSTLDLSNDALLAAEKGYQKLMTAMETLAGLKPAASSSVNVNEIMTKCYEAMNDDFNTPVLIANLFDAVKLINSCNDGKETISASDLEKLQKEMNSFVFSILGLKAEEKAEGGDNEVLEGVMQTVLSLRQQAKQNKDWGTADLIRDELAKVNIKVTDTKEGAVWNVED; translated from the coding sequence ATGCAAGAATTAAAAGTATATAATACCCTAAGTAGAACAAAAGAAGTTTTTAAAGCCATTAATGCTCCTCATGTAGGAATGTATGTTTGTGGCCCAACAGTATATAGTGATGTTCACTTGGGAAACTGCCGTACTTTTATTTCTTTCGATGTGATTTACAGATACCTCAGTGCTATAGGTTATGATGTGAGATATGTGAGAAACATTACTGATGCAGGGCATTTAGAGAATGATGGCGATGTAGGAGAAGATAAAATCTCTAAAAAAGCAAGACTGAGTCAACTTGAGCCCATGGAGATTGTACAGAAATACACTTTGGATTTTCATAAAGTTCTGGAGCAATTTAATAACCTCGCACCAAGTATAGAGCCCACAGCCACAGGTCATTTGATTGAACAAATCACCATGGTTGAAGATATTCTTTCCAAGGACTTAGCTTATGAAAGTCAGGGGAGCATCTATTTTGATGTGAATGCCTATAATAAAGATTTCAATAATGATTATGGTATGCTCTCAGGAAGAAATGTAGACGAGCTGATGAGTAATACGAGAGAACTAGACGGGCAAAGTGAGAAAAGAAATCCTGCCGATTTCGCCTTATGGAAAAAAGCATCTCCAGAACATATCATGCGCTGGAAATCACCTTGGAGCATTGGTTTCCCAGGTTGGCATTTGGAATGCTCCGTGATGGGTACCAAATATCTAGGTGAGCAGTTTGATATTCACGGAGGAGGAATGGATTTAAAATTCCCGCACCATGAATGTGAGATTGCTCAAAACAAAGCGACACATGGCGCCAAAAACCCTGTTAACTATTGGATGCATGCCAATATGCTCACTCTTAATGGGCAAAAGATGAGCAAATCCACAGGAAACACCTTGCTTCCAGCCGAGCTATTCAGTGGAGACAATGACAAGCTCAGCAAAGCATTCAGTCCGATGGTGGTTCGTTTCTTTATCTTACAAGCTCATTATCGTTCTACTCTAGACTTGAGTAACGATGCCCTTTTAGCCGCTGAAAAAGGCTATCAAAAACTAATGACAGCTATGGAAACTTTGGCTGGATTAAAACCAGCGGCCTCCTCTAGTGTAAATGTGAATGAAATCATGACCAAATGTTATGAAGCCATGAACGATGATTTCAATACTCCAGTTCTTATTGCCAATCTTTTTGATGCTGTAAAACTCATCAATAGTTGTAATGATGGCAAAGAAACTATTTCTGCCAGTGATTTAGAGAAGCTTCAAAAAGAAATGAATAGCTTCGTATTTTCCATTTTAGGCTTAAAAGCTGAAGAAAAAGCTGAAGGTGGAGATAATGAAGTATTAGAAGGTGTCATGCAAACGGTATTGAGTCTACGCCAGCAAGCCAAACAAAATAAAGACTGGGGTACTGCAGATTTAATTCGCGATGAACTGGCCAAAGTCAATATCAAAGTGACCGATACCAAAGAAGGCGCTGTTTGGAATGTAGAAGATTAA
- a CDS encoding GH3 auxin-responsive promoter family protein produces the protein MPLLGTLIKKAYQIKDRPALREAKVSPIEIQYKELKKLLSKAEITAFGEHYHFSKILHSKQTIQDFQNTIPVFDYSKMFQAWWYRSLNGEAYVSWPGKVKYFALTSGTSEASSKQIPVTGDMLKSIKKASLRQLVSASRYDFPIEFFQKGILMIGGSTHLNLNGSYLEGDLSGISAGNIPFWFQHFYKPGRRISKERDWATKLDEIVKSAPKWDIGVIVGVPAWIQIILERIIETHKLNSIHDIWPNLNVYVHSGVAFAPYKKSFDKLFARPIIYNESYLASEGYIAYQNQPEDLGMKLILDNGIFYEFVPFNDQNFDDEGNINANAKVLHIGQVNDKEEYALLLSNNSGAWRYLIGDTVKFNSVEKSQIIITGRTKHFLSICGEHLSMDNINRAMELTQQDLDIEVGEFTVMGVEHGSLWAHEWHVGTDCQVEPKVIKEALDNHLNTLNDDYRVERMEAIKDVTVKIIPTQIFAKWMKINGKEGGANKFPRVLKNKIKTDWLEFLKQEGY, from the coding sequence ATGCCGCTATTAGGGACATTAATAAAAAAGGCTTATCAAATAAAAGATAGACCTGCTCTTAGAGAAGCCAAGGTTTCACCCATCGAAATACAATATAAAGAATTAAAGAAATTACTTTCAAAAGCCGAAATTACAGCTTTTGGAGAGCATTACCATTTTTCAAAAATTCTTCATTCCAAACAAACTATTCAGGATTTTCAAAATACAATACCTGTATTTGATTATAGTAAAATGTTTCAAGCTTGGTGGTATCGCTCTCTAAATGGCGAAGCATATGTGAGTTGGCCTGGCAAGGTGAAATACTTTGCTCTTACATCTGGCACCAGCGAAGCCAGTAGCAAACAAATTCCAGTTACTGGTGACATGCTAAAATCTATTAAAAAAGCAAGCCTAAGGCAATTGGTATCTGCTTCTCGTTATGATTTCCCTATTGAGTTTTTCCAAAAAGGAATCCTAATGATTGGGGGCAGCACACACTTAAATCTAAACGGAAGTTATTTGGAAGGTGATTTAAGTGGCATATCAGCTGGGAATATTCCATTCTGGTTTCAGCACTTTTATAAACCCGGAAGAAGAATCTCAAAAGAAAGAGATTGGGCTACTAAGCTGGACGAGATTGTAAAATCAGCTCCCAAATGGGATATAGGCGTAATTGTAGGAGTTCCTGCATGGATACAAATTATTCTGGAAAGGATTATCGAAACACATAAGCTAAATTCCATACACGATATTTGGCCAAACCTCAATGTATACGTTCACAGCGGTGTAGCTTTTGCTCCCTACAAAAAGAGTTTCGACAAACTTTTTGCAAGGCCTATCATATACAATGAGAGCTATTTAGCATCTGAGGGATATATTGCCTACCAAAACCAACCTGAAGATCTAGGTATGAAACTGATTTTGGATAATGGGATTTTCTATGAATTTGTTCCCTTTAATGACCAGAATTTTGATGACGAAGGAAATATTAATGCAAATGCCAAAGTCCTTCATATAGGTCAAGTGAACGATAAAGAGGAATACGCCCTTCTATTATCTAATAATTCTGGGGCATGGAGATATTTAATTGGAGATACCGTCAAATTTAATTCTGTTGAAAAATCCCAAATCATCATCACTGGAAGAACAAAACATTTCTTGAGTATTTGTGGGGAACATTTATCAATGGATAATATCAATAGAGCTATGGAACTCACTCAACAAGATTTAGATATTGAGGTGGGTGAATTTACGGTTATGGGGGTGGAGCATGGCAGCCTTTGGGCCCATGAATGGCATGTAGGCACCGATTGTCAAGTAGAACCTAAGGTTATAAAAGAGGCTCTCGACAATCATTTAAACACCTTAAATGATGACTATAGAGTGGAGCGCATGGAGGCCATTAAAGATGTAACAGTAAAAATTATCCCTACCCAAATTTTCGCTAAATGGATGAAAATAAACGGAAAAGAAGGTGGTGCCAATAAATTCCCACGGGTCTTAAAAAACAAAATAAAAACAGATTGGCTAGAATTCCTTAAACAAGAAGGTTATTAA